One genomic region from Phocoena sinus isolate mPhoSin1 chromosome 3, mPhoSin1.pri, whole genome shotgun sequence encodes:
- the POC5 gene encoding centrosomal protein POC5 isoform X1: protein MSSDEEKCSPPVLHNESDRGSSVSSELQEEYEELLRYAIVTPNIESSASQPSHSKGEVVPDIRIPTIIDDILQNPAGNSPAVRETRMEVGKRCDLNISSHSKTDGSSPVSSPRKSPHLVMDFFSSNLLVDSSSPRSNSSPVDAHEVVGTDFLISDENLQKMENVLDHWSSGLKTNIISELSKWRLNFIDWHRMEMKKEREKHAADIKQLCSQINSLKELQKTYEVSIGRKDEVISSLSHAIGKQKERIELMRTFFRWQISHVKSRQDVYESKLADQYFQRTLLKKVWRGWRAIVQKQWKEVVERACQARAEEVCVQISNDYEAKVAVLSGALENAKAEIQRMQHEKEHFEDSMKKAFMRGVCALNLEAMTIFQSRGDTGTDFTNNKREEYGPGVQGKEHSSHLDPSAPPLPSAVPPSPPAAALGATCTAAFPSAASITPAGAASTSSVHLPVSAPHGAASTATASSTQEEMYGPRVVTSAQQKAGRTITARITGKCDFASKNRISSSLAIMGVSPPMSSVVVEKHHPVTVQTIPQATAAKYPRTIHSESSTSASRSLGTRSSHTQSLTSIQSIKVVD from the exons ATGTCATCAGATGAGGAGAAATGCTCACCTCCAGTTTTGCACAATGAATCCGACCGAGGCAGTTCTGTCTCTTCAGAACTTCAG GAAGAGTATGAAGAACTGCTTCGTTATGCTATAGTGACTCCAAATATTGAATCAAGTGCTTCGCAGCCGTCTCATTCTAAGGGAGAAGTGGTGCCAGATATTAGAATTCCTACTATAATTGATGATATTCTTCAAAATCCAG CAGGAAATAGCCCTGCAGTAAGAGAAACGAGGATGGAAGTTGGAAAAAGAtgtgatttaaatatttcaagtCATTCAAAGACAGACG ggTCATCACCAGTGTCGTCCCCAAGGAAATCACCTCACCTGGTTATGGACTTCTTCAGTTCGAATCTTTTAGTTGACTCTTCCTCACCAAGGTCTAATTCTAGTCCTGTAGATGCCCATGAAGTAGTTGGGACcgattttcttatttctgatgaAAACCTTCAAAAGATGGAAAATGTGCTTGATCATTGGAGTTCAGGTCTTAAG acaaACATCATATCTGAACTAAGTAAATGGAGACTTAATTTTATTGACTGGCAccgaatggaaatgaaaaaagagagagaaaagcatgCAGCAGATATAAAACAACTGTGCAGCCAGATCAACAGCTTGAAGGAGCTGCAAAAAACCTATGAAGTCTCCATTGGGAGAAAAGATGAG GTGATTTCTAGCTTGTCTCATGCCATAGGCAAGCAAAAGGAAAGGATAGAGTTGATGAGAACATTCTTCCGCTGGCAAATCAGCCATGTCAAATCCAGACAGGAC GTTTATGAAAGTAAACTAGCTGACCAGTACTTCCAGAGAACTTTACTGAAGAAAGTCTGGAGAGGCTGGCGGGCCATAGTACAGAAGCAGTGGAAAGAAGTGGTGGAACGAGCTTGCCAAGCAAGAGCTGAGGaagtctgtgtccagatttccaaTGACTATGAAGCCAAAGTTGCAgtg ttATCTGGAGCTTTGGAAAATGCAAAAGCTGAGATCCAAAGGATGCAGCATGAAAAAGAGCACTTTGAAGATTCCATGAAGAAAGCTTTCATGAGGGGTGTATGTGCATTAAATCTTGAAGCCATGACTATATTTCAAAGCAGAGGTGATACAG GGACAGACTTCACAAATAATAAAAGGGAAGAGTATGGTCCTGGTGTTCAAGGAAAAGAACATTCTTCTCATTTGGATCCTTCAGCTCCTCCGTTGCCCTCAGCAGTGCCGCCATCCCCACCAGCGGCAGCCCTGGGAGCCACCTGCACTGCTGCCTTTCCCTCTGCTGCTTCCATCACTCCTGCCGGGGCTGCTTCCACTTCCTCTGTTCACCTTCCTGTTTCTGCCCCTCACGGCGCTGCATCGACAGCTACAGCTTCCTCTACACAGGAAGAAATG tatggGCCCAGGGTTGTGACATCAGCACAACAGAAAGCTGGAAGAACAATCACAGCCCGGATCACAGGGAAATGTGATTTTGCTTCAAAAAATAGAATCAGTAGCAGTTTAGCTATAATGGGAGTTTCTCCTCCCATGAGCTCCGTCGTTGTGGAAAAACATCATCCGGTCACAGTG cAAACCATTCCGCAAGCTACTGCAGCAAAATATCCCCGGACCATTCACTCTGAAAGTAGTACCTCAGCTTCCAGATCTCTCGGAACCAGATCATCTCACACCCAGTCTCTcacaagcattcagtccataAAAGTGGTTGACTAA
- the POC5 gene encoding centrosomal protein POC5 isoform X3 has protein sequence MSSDEEKCSPPVLHNESDRGSSVSSELQEEYEELLRYAIVTPNIESSASQPSHSKGEVVPDIRIPTIIDDILQNPAGNSPAVRETRMEVGKRCDLNISSHSKTDGSSPVSSPRKSPHLVMDFFSSNLLVDSSSPRSNSSPVDAHEVVGTDFLISDENLQKMENVLDHWSSGLKTNIISELSKWRLNFIDWHRMEMKKEREKHAADIKQLCSQINSLKELQKTYEVSIGRKDEVYESKLADQYFQRTLLKKVWRGWRAIVQKQWKEVVERACQARAEEVCVQISNDYEAKVAVLSGALENAKAEIQRMQHEKEHFEDSMKKAFMRGVCALNLEAMTIFQSRGDTGTDFTNNKREEYGPGVQGKEHSSHLDPSAPPLPSAVPPSPPAAALGATCTAAFPSAASITPAGAASTSSVHLPVSAPHGAASTATASSTQEEMYGPRVVTSAQQKAGRTITARITGKCDFASKNRISSSLAIMGVSPPMSSVVVEKHHPVTVQTIPQATAAKYPRTIHSESSTSASRSLGTRSSHTQSLTSIQSIKVVD, from the exons ATGTCATCAGATGAGGAGAAATGCTCACCTCCAGTTTTGCACAATGAATCCGACCGAGGCAGTTCTGTCTCTTCAGAACTTCAG GAAGAGTATGAAGAACTGCTTCGTTATGCTATAGTGACTCCAAATATTGAATCAAGTGCTTCGCAGCCGTCTCATTCTAAGGGAGAAGTGGTGCCAGATATTAGAATTCCTACTATAATTGATGATATTCTTCAAAATCCAG CAGGAAATAGCCCTGCAGTAAGAGAAACGAGGATGGAAGTTGGAAAAAGAtgtgatttaaatatttcaagtCATTCAAAGACAGACG ggTCATCACCAGTGTCGTCCCCAAGGAAATCACCTCACCTGGTTATGGACTTCTTCAGTTCGAATCTTTTAGTTGACTCTTCCTCACCAAGGTCTAATTCTAGTCCTGTAGATGCCCATGAAGTAGTTGGGACcgattttcttatttctgatgaAAACCTTCAAAAGATGGAAAATGTGCTTGATCATTGGAGTTCAGGTCTTAAG acaaACATCATATCTGAACTAAGTAAATGGAGACTTAATTTTATTGACTGGCAccgaatggaaatgaaaaaagagagagaaaagcatgCAGCAGATATAAAACAACTGTGCAGCCAGATCAACAGCTTGAAGGAGCTGCAAAAAACCTATGAAGTCTCCATTGGGAGAAAAGATGAG GTTTATGAAAGTAAACTAGCTGACCAGTACTTCCAGAGAACTTTACTGAAGAAAGTCTGGAGAGGCTGGCGGGCCATAGTACAGAAGCAGTGGAAAGAAGTGGTGGAACGAGCTTGCCAAGCAAGAGCTGAGGaagtctgtgtccagatttccaaTGACTATGAAGCCAAAGTTGCAgtg ttATCTGGAGCTTTGGAAAATGCAAAAGCTGAGATCCAAAGGATGCAGCATGAAAAAGAGCACTTTGAAGATTCCATGAAGAAAGCTTTCATGAGGGGTGTATGTGCATTAAATCTTGAAGCCATGACTATATTTCAAAGCAGAGGTGATACAG GGACAGACTTCACAAATAATAAAAGGGAAGAGTATGGTCCTGGTGTTCAAGGAAAAGAACATTCTTCTCATTTGGATCCTTCAGCTCCTCCGTTGCCCTCAGCAGTGCCGCCATCCCCACCAGCGGCAGCCCTGGGAGCCACCTGCACTGCTGCCTTTCCCTCTGCTGCTTCCATCACTCCTGCCGGGGCTGCTTCCACTTCCTCTGTTCACCTTCCTGTTTCTGCCCCTCACGGCGCTGCATCGACAGCTACAGCTTCCTCTACACAGGAAGAAATG tatggGCCCAGGGTTGTGACATCAGCACAACAGAAAGCTGGAAGAACAATCACAGCCCGGATCACAGGGAAATGTGATTTTGCTTCAAAAAATAGAATCAGTAGCAGTTTAGCTATAATGGGAGTTTCTCCTCCCATGAGCTCCGTCGTTGTGGAAAAACATCATCCGGTCACAGTG cAAACCATTCCGCAAGCTACTGCAGCAAAATATCCCCGGACCATTCACTCTGAAAGTAGTACCTCAGCTTCCAGATCTCTCGGAACCAGATCATCTCACACCCAGTCTCTcacaagcattcagtccataAAAGTGGTTGACTAA
- the POC5 gene encoding centrosomal protein POC5 isoform X2, with the protein MSSDEEKCSPPVLHNESDRGSSVSSELQEEYEELLRYAIVTPNIESSASQPSHSKGEVVPDIRIPTIIDDILQNPGNSPAVRETRMEVGKRCDLNISSHSKTDGSSPVSSPRKSPHLVMDFFSSNLLVDSSSPRSNSSPVDAHEVVGTDFLISDENLQKMENVLDHWSSGLKTNIISELSKWRLNFIDWHRMEMKKEREKHAADIKQLCSQINSLKELQKTYEVSIGRKDEVISSLSHAIGKQKERIELMRTFFRWQISHVKSRQDVYESKLADQYFQRTLLKKVWRGWRAIVQKQWKEVVERACQARAEEVCVQISNDYEAKVAVLSGALENAKAEIQRMQHEKEHFEDSMKKAFMRGVCALNLEAMTIFQSRGDTGTDFTNNKREEYGPGVQGKEHSSHLDPSAPPLPSAVPPSPPAAALGATCTAAFPSAASITPAGAASTSSVHLPVSAPHGAASTATASSTQEEMYGPRVVTSAQQKAGRTITARITGKCDFASKNRISSSLAIMGVSPPMSSVVVEKHHPVTVQTIPQATAAKYPRTIHSESSTSASRSLGTRSSHTQSLTSIQSIKVVD; encoded by the exons ATGTCATCAGATGAGGAGAAATGCTCACCTCCAGTTTTGCACAATGAATCCGACCGAGGCAGTTCTGTCTCTTCAGAACTTCAG GAAGAGTATGAAGAACTGCTTCGTTATGCTATAGTGACTCCAAATATTGAATCAAGTGCTTCGCAGCCGTCTCATTCTAAGGGAGAAGTGGTGCCAGATATTAGAATTCCTACTATAATTGATGATATTCTTCAAAATCCAG GAAATAGCCCTGCAGTAAGAGAAACGAGGATGGAAGTTGGAAAAAGAtgtgatttaaatatttcaagtCATTCAAAGACAGACG ggTCATCACCAGTGTCGTCCCCAAGGAAATCACCTCACCTGGTTATGGACTTCTTCAGTTCGAATCTTTTAGTTGACTCTTCCTCACCAAGGTCTAATTCTAGTCCTGTAGATGCCCATGAAGTAGTTGGGACcgattttcttatttctgatgaAAACCTTCAAAAGATGGAAAATGTGCTTGATCATTGGAGTTCAGGTCTTAAG acaaACATCATATCTGAACTAAGTAAATGGAGACTTAATTTTATTGACTGGCAccgaatggaaatgaaaaaagagagagaaaagcatgCAGCAGATATAAAACAACTGTGCAGCCAGATCAACAGCTTGAAGGAGCTGCAAAAAACCTATGAAGTCTCCATTGGGAGAAAAGATGAG GTGATTTCTAGCTTGTCTCATGCCATAGGCAAGCAAAAGGAAAGGATAGAGTTGATGAGAACATTCTTCCGCTGGCAAATCAGCCATGTCAAATCCAGACAGGAC GTTTATGAAAGTAAACTAGCTGACCAGTACTTCCAGAGAACTTTACTGAAGAAAGTCTGGAGAGGCTGGCGGGCCATAGTACAGAAGCAGTGGAAAGAAGTGGTGGAACGAGCTTGCCAAGCAAGAGCTGAGGaagtctgtgtccagatttccaaTGACTATGAAGCCAAAGTTGCAgtg ttATCTGGAGCTTTGGAAAATGCAAAAGCTGAGATCCAAAGGATGCAGCATGAAAAAGAGCACTTTGAAGATTCCATGAAGAAAGCTTTCATGAGGGGTGTATGTGCATTAAATCTTGAAGCCATGACTATATTTCAAAGCAGAGGTGATACAG GGACAGACTTCACAAATAATAAAAGGGAAGAGTATGGTCCTGGTGTTCAAGGAAAAGAACATTCTTCTCATTTGGATCCTTCAGCTCCTCCGTTGCCCTCAGCAGTGCCGCCATCCCCACCAGCGGCAGCCCTGGGAGCCACCTGCACTGCTGCCTTTCCCTCTGCTGCTTCCATCACTCCTGCCGGGGCTGCTTCCACTTCCTCTGTTCACCTTCCTGTTTCTGCCCCTCACGGCGCTGCATCGACAGCTACAGCTTCCTCTACACAGGAAGAAATG tatggGCCCAGGGTTGTGACATCAGCACAACAGAAAGCTGGAAGAACAATCACAGCCCGGATCACAGGGAAATGTGATTTTGCTTCAAAAAATAGAATCAGTAGCAGTTTAGCTATAATGGGAGTTTCTCCTCCCATGAGCTCCGTCGTTGTGGAAAAACATCATCCGGTCACAGTG cAAACCATTCCGCAAGCTACTGCAGCAAAATATCCCCGGACCATTCACTCTGAAAGTAGTACCTCAGCTTCCAGATCTCTCGGAACCAGATCATCTCACACCCAGTCTCTcacaagcattcagtccataAAAGTGGTTGACTAA